A stretch of DNA from Falco biarmicus isolate bFalBia1 chromosome 6, bFalBia1.pri, whole genome shotgun sequence:
GAATTTGTTTAGTGATGTAAAATATGCATAATTTTCCAGTTATTCAGCAcatacattatttgcatttgATGAAGTGCTTGCTTTTGTTTAGAAGTTTAAATCTTCAAGACCAAACACTTTACCAAGATCTGCAATTTAGCTTACTGTTGGCTCCTAGTAAAATGTACtaagtaattatatttttccatttcaacgCTCTGGGGTCACTTACTAACAGCAGATAACTTCCTATAATCTAGCATATGGCTTTGTAGCACACACATGGACATACGTACATGGCATAGCAATCCAGGAAGCATTATGAAGAACTATGGTATGCATTCCCCCGCCCTTAGAGTTAGAAACTTCTGGACAGGGAGTTGGAGAGATGAGATGCAGTAACTGCACATCATACCACACTGAattaacacaaaaatattactAAGCTTTCTTTCACTAAGTTCAGCAAGAAGTTTTTAACACAGTAGTATTTATGGGCCCAGTAGTACAGCTAGATTGTAAGTTTTTCTGCAGACAAAGCAAACCTTACTGCAGAGTGAGATTTGTTTCCCATCCTGGTTTGCTATTTGTACAGTAGGCAAGCACACAAACAGCTGACAAATTGTGAAGTATATCCAAAAGGAATAGGAGACTGACCTTACTATTGCTTTCACCCAGAATACATTTGAACTCAGTTTTCTACAGGTGAAGTAGGTGTTCATACAGCTGTTGCGGCCCTCCATCCTGTGCTTTTCAGTGAGCATTTTATCTCCTTACCAGAACTGAAAGTTCTCTCATCACTATGTAGACTCAGCCTTTGTTGCTGACATTTCCCTAtacatttcttctgtgctgctgttgccaCAGGCTTAGCTCAGTACATTTTATTCACATAATACAAGAAAGATGTGGAAGAGAAGGCATTTCTGCTAGGGGTCACTAAGGTAAAGCTGGATAACCTCTTTTGGTCTGTGCAGAATGGAACTCATATGATCCAATCGAAGTCTAGCTAgtattttcaaagtgtttttttttttttatggaaggaaagaaaaagcatttgggAATAACGTTCTCTTCCACTACATACTCATCCTTTTAGTACAAATATTAGaaagcagagagctgcagcctgGAACAGCCTACCCTAATCTAGACCTAGACCATCACATCCCACAGGAATCACACACAGTCAGAAAAGGCTTCTGGAAGCATGTGCTAAAGGACTACATTAGCAAGACATACTTGCTCACATCATGTAGCAGTGTAATATGGTATCGGGCATTGAGAAGTTCCAGAACAGCTCAGGTCTGACGTGGAGCTAGACACattcctgtttttctgcagcGTGTTGGTGGGGGCTCAGACACTCAGTGGTGTGTTTTGATCACAGGGTCCCCATCAGTCTTcatgtattttccatttacagACTCCTTGAGAGCCCAGTCATGGAGGAGGCTGTAGTCGTAGTGCTCCTCATCCACTCGTTTTAGAAAGGCCAGACCAGAAATGGCTTGCCACTCTCTGAGAGATGGGATACGGATTTCCTTTACATTTTCACTCCCTGGGACAAAGCCAAAGAACTTCCTTACATGCTGCATGGCAAAGAGCCTGGAGTGCTGGTCTGTTGCTTCATCAAAGAGCTCCTGCTCATTATGGACATAGTTGCTCCAGTATCTGAAATGTAGAAAGCTGAGTGGGGAGAAACAGCTCGCCAGGCAGTAAGACAGGAAGACAGTGATGACTACCACAGCAATTAGAAGCCAGCCAGCCaccttaaaaagaagaaaagaacagaactgTACAGCTGAAAATACAGTAGTAACTTCTGAGCATCAGAAAAATCTGCAAGATTATCTTGCTTTTCCTAAATAAGGTTAACAAGGTACAAGCCTGGTAATAGTGTGTTGCCATTAAACCCACTAGAGGTAGCCATGTAGTAAAGTAGCTTCTTTCTGTCAAGTTTAACAAAGTTCTGTTGTGTAATTTGTTAAGGATTTTGCCTCCACAGCTGTTACGGAAGCCATCCAATTCCTAGCCTATATTAGTTTATAGGCCTGCCTGTTCAAAACCAATTTTCTCTGAAGTGACAactaaatgttatttatatataaatgtcACCCTGTTATTTATCCAGTATGTAAGTTTTTAGAATTGAGTCTGATCTAAACCCAAGATTTTAATACGCTTCATGTGGAGCTCTCACAGCCTGGGCCCCTTAGTCACATGTTTCTTAGGTCTGAATGAAGGAACTTCATACCCTCTCTGGCTCTTGAACTTCTGTTTGTCTTGCTTGACAGTACTTTTCAAGATACTACACAAGGAAGAATACATCCTCCAGTAGCAAGTAATAAACAGGACAACCACAAATAGTAATTTATATACCTCAAGTTCAGTTCCACTTAGAGGAACAAAGTGGGCTTCACAAAACACAGATTTGGCACTTGAGGCAGAAGATACTGTTTTTTCCTATCACTTGGTCTGCTGAATTAACTCTAGTTGTCATCGTTAGCTCTGCAGGCAATAGAAGCAACATGAGTTACTCACTTGTGACTGGTATCGGAGTAGAAGAATCACTTCATCTCTGGCCCGGGTCAGCTCCGGAGGAACTAACTGACTGCATGGAAATGCAGCCAATATCCTTCTGCGTTCACTAGCAGTAACATTAGGATTAGCTCCGTAATAATGCTCAGACACATACTCACTCACAGCACAGACATAATATGAGCCATTTATCAGGGTCACTGCTAGCCATGTTACTGGAGCAACCAGTGCTCTCCCAGTGATGCTGCACAAGACAAAGCAGACCAGTTTGCATTGCAGTAACCGGTTTGGTGTAGCCGTTTCCTCAAGAAGAGACCTTTTGCCTGTAACCAGCCTCCAAGTCTGGTTATTTAGAGCATAGCCAACAACCAGAAGAATCAGTGCAGGAACTCCTAGGAAAGCCAGCCCATAGATAAGGTTCTGCCCAACGTGACAGGGACAGCTGAatgtaaaaaaagagaaaagttgcTGCCCACCAATTGTCAATATTGCAATTACAGCATTAGCAATAACAACCTCTTTGCCTTTTAGAAAAGTTAACCACTTTGGAAGTAAAGTCATTTTAGATCTTTTGCTTTAAGTCAGTGCTAGCTTTTAGTTATATTTAACTAACATTAATGGCAGACTAGAGTAGAACAAACTCCaacaacataaataaaaaaaacccacaaaaccactgagcaaaccacaaacaaaaaccccaaacacaacaCCAAAACAGCCCTGCTAGTCTTGCTGCTCCCACTAATTCTTGATTCTACTCTATGATAACTAGAAGCTTGTTTActagctttaaaaatacttacaaaCTTCCAATCATGTGTTTTAACTGATTCAATAATTTATCTCAGTAGTTCTGGAACATTCAGCTTTTTGGCAATTGtgagctctgccagccccttgCTAGTTGCCTGAAACTAATTTGGATAACATGCAGTGCTATCAAACCAATGACTACCCTGTTAGGGTTAATTGGCAAGCTGTTTGCTAATCAATGGTAATTAGCAGAAGCATGGCAGGGGAgtaaggaggggaaaaaaaaggagatttttcaGTTATTCTTCATAAAAAAGCAATCAAAGCAGGCCTTGTCAAGTGGATTGATTATAGaaactgaagaatttaaaatttaaaatgtaaccAGGAAAGAGGCCATAAGTTGCATAAAGATTGGAATCCTAATGCtatttgtatttaatgtaaGTTCTGGGCAGTTTGGTCCCCAAACGCTGGAGTCTGAGATGTAGTTAGCACTGGACCGTGAGAATTCTAGTGTTTCACCTGTAGGTGGCAAGAA
This window harbors:
- the CALHM4 gene encoding calcium homeostasis modulator protein 4; this translates as MTLLPKWLTFLKGKEVVIANAVIAILTIGGQQLFSFFTFSCPCHVGQNLIYGLAFLGVPALILLVVGYALNNQTWRLVTGKRSLLEETATPNRLLQCKLVCFVLCSITGRALVAPVTWLAVTLINGSYYVCAVSEYVSEHYYGANPNVTASERRRILAAFPCSQLVPPELTRARDEVILLLRYQSQVAGWLLIAVVVITVFLSYCLASCFSPLSFLHFRYWSNYVHNEQELFDEATDQHSRLFAMQHVRKFFGFVPGSENVKEIRIPSLREWQAISGLAFLKRVDEEHYDYSLLHDWALKESVNGKYMKTDGDPVIKTHH